In a genomic window of Drosophila albomicans strain 15112-1751.03 chromosome 4, ASM965048v2, whole genome shotgun sequence:
- the LOC117573151 gene encoding rho GTPase-activating protein 6 isoform X5, which translates to MVYRNQKNDTNMQKSKSLSNVGQYVSRKIWGSRSKGQNRHNESKHCEPQSQKWAPSLNYTWISDQGQVIKINDTALENLSQTEASILKNIAIEKIKELNIGKNIDIELKSNRTRVISKKRALTTSFFDIGKKDEQNRRDFLFGTSLENSLSRNRKQGDVVPGSKSLTSVFRSNTPNSRVGKLNSNVRSCENLPTNLLDYVSSSEQGSSSDNLPYIHKTPTISKSIQISRSQFDVRKSDFDLNGISFDESNEKKLNVPVFVLNCIKYLEDHGLQNVGLFRVSTSKKRVKQLREDFDKKWNMCIPDNTCPHDVATLLKEYLRDLPEPLLCNKLYTTFLETQRIRNRRLQLEGISHLIKLLPIAHRDTLHVILRFLGNVAAHCDDIFSADGTIEITGNKMDSYNLSTIFAPNILRNSLSKAPQFNEHENMSNAINVIRIMIDHYEEIFKVPRELLDVLYTNMLDTCPDNLHALMSNKARQIQNQDENTEPKCNIVNPEYLKQTHYESSTHLKCDERRQSTPILLDELNVFSASLQISRPDESIKDKTVFTTIITEPKLPESTSNLGGAALSAKTAELGKTSNKCNADNDVSRVSPSKSTKLYKRQHFISSSRHKN; encoded by the exons ATGGTTTATAgaa ATCAAAAAAATGatacaaatatgcaaaaatctAAATCGTTGTCTAATGTTGGTCAATATGTTTCAAGAAAGATCTGGGGAAGTCGATCAAAAGGTCAAAATAGACACAATGAAAGTAAACATTGTGAGCCACAATCTCAGAAATGGGCGCCATCT CTTAATTACACATGGATATCAGACCAAGGCcaagtcataaaaataaatgatacgGCATTGGAAAACCTTTCGCAGACTGAAGCAtcaatacttaaaaatattgctattgaaaaaattaaagaactGAATATTGGAAAGAATATTG ATATAGAATTAAAATCCAACAGAACGCGAGTTATATCGAAGAAAAGAGCTCTAACAACAAGTTTTTTTGACATTGGCAAAAAGGATGAACAAA ATAGACGcgattttttatttggaacATCCTTGGAAAATAGTCTATcaagaaatagaaaacaagGAGACGTAGTGCCTGGATCGAAGTCATTGACATCAGTTTTTCGTAGTAATACACCCAATAGTAGGGTTGGGAAATTAAATAGTAAT GTACGCTCATGTGAGAATTTACCAACAAATTTGTTGGACTATGTAAGCTCTTCAGAGCAAGGATCTTCATCAGATAATTTGCCATATATTCATAAGACTCCAACGATATCAAAATCAATACAAATATCTCGAAGTCAATTTGACGTGAGAAAAAGTGATTTTGACCTTAATGGTATATCATTCGATGAATCTAATGAGAAGAAACTAAACGTACCTGTATTTGTgctaaactgtataaaatatttggaagATCATGGACTTCAAAACGTTGGTCTATTTCGTGTTAGTACATCAAAAAAACGAGTGAAACAA cTTCGGGAggactttgacaaaaaatggAACATGTGCATTCCTGACAATACATGCCCTCATGATGTCGCAACATTACTGAAGGAATATTTACGAGACTTACCTGAGCCTTTGCTGTGCAACAAACTGTATACTACTTTTTTAGAAACTCAAC GTATTCGGAACCGACGATTACAGCTTGAGGGGATATCTCATCTAATCAAATTGTTACCTATTGCACATCGAGACACATTGCATGTAATATTACGATTTCTTGGTAATGTAGCTGCCCATTGTGATGATATATTTTCCGCTGATGGAACAATTGAAATTACTGGCAACAAAATGGACAGCTACAACTTATCGACAATCTTTGCGCCAAATATTTTGCGCAATTCCTTGTCAAAGGCACCTCAATTTAATGAACATGAAAATATGTCGAATGCGATAAATGTTATAAG AATAATGATTGATCACTATGAGGAAATATTCAAAGTGCCACGGGAGCTACTTGACGTTCTATACACTAATATGTTAGATACATGTCCAGATAACCTACACGCACTTATGTCAAACAAAGCCCGACAAATACAGaa TCAAGATGAAAATACAGAACCTAAATGCAATATTGTAAATCCAGAATATCTTAAGCAGACTCATTACGAATCATCTACTCATTTAAAATGTGATGAAAGACGTCAATCCACACCGATTTTGCTTGATGAATTGAACGTATTCTCAGCTAGTCTTCAGATATCAAGGCCAGATGAATCAATTAAAG ACAAAACTGTGTTTACTACCATTATAACTGAACCCAAACTTCCAGAGAGTACATCGAATCTTGGAGGAGCCGCATTAAGTGCCAAGACTGCGGAACTTGGTAAAACATCTAATAAATGTAACGCAGATAATGATGTATCACGTGTTTCTCCATCGAAAAGCACCAAGCTTTATAAACGTCAGCATTTTATATCAAGCTCGAGGCATAAGAATTAA
- the LOC117573151 gene encoding rho GTPase-activating protein 6 isoform X4 → MFFPIGACSNRKLCFLYFCLISLPDQKNDTNMQKSKSLSNVGQYVSRKIWGSRSKGQNRHNESKHCEPQSQKWAPSLNYTWISDQGQVIKINDTALENLSQTEASILKNIAIEKIKELNIGKNIDIELKSNRTRVISKKRALTTSFFDIGKKDEQNRRDFLFGTSLENSLSRNRKQGDVVPGSKSLTSVFRSNTPNSRVGKLNSNVRSCENLPTNLLDYVSSSEQGSSSDNLPYIHKTPTISKSIQISRSQFDVRKSDFDLNGISFDESNEKKLNVPVFVLNCIKYLEDHGLQNVGLFRVSTSKKRVKQLREDFDKKWNMCIPDNTCPHDVATLLKEYLRDLPEPLLCNKLYTTFLETQRIRNRRLQLEGISHLIKLLPIAHRDTLHVILRFLGNVAAHCDDIFSADGTIEITGNKMDSYNLSTIFAPNILRNSLSKAPQFNEHENMSNAINVIRIMIDHYEEIFKVPRELLDVLYTNMLDTCPDNLHALMSNKARQIQNQDENTEPKCNIVNPEYLKQTHYESSTHLKCDERRQSTPILLDELNVFSASLQISRPDESIKDKTVFTTIITEPKLPESTSNLGGAALSAKTAELGKTSNKCNADNDVSRVSPSKSTKLYKRQHFISSSRHKN, encoded by the exons atgttttttccAATTGGTGCATGTTCTAATAGAAAATTgtgttttctgtatttttgtttaatttctcTTCCAGATCAAAAAAATGatacaaatatgcaaaaatctAAATCGTTGTCTAATGTTGGTCAATATGTTTCAAGAAAGATCTGGGGAAGTCGATCAAAAGGTCAAAATAGACACAATGAAAGTAAACATTGTGAGCCACAATCTCAGAAATGGGCGCCATCT CTTAATTACACATGGATATCAGACCAAGGCcaagtcataaaaataaatgatacgGCATTGGAAAACCTTTCGCAGACTGAAGCAtcaatacttaaaaatattgctattgaaaaaattaaagaactGAATATTGGAAAGAATATTG ATATAGAATTAAAATCCAACAGAACGCGAGTTATATCGAAGAAAAGAGCTCTAACAACAAGTTTTTTTGACATTGGCAAAAAGGATGAACAAA ATAGACGcgattttttatttggaacATCCTTGGAAAATAGTCTATcaagaaatagaaaacaagGAGACGTAGTGCCTGGATCGAAGTCATTGACATCAGTTTTTCGTAGTAATACACCCAATAGTAGGGTTGGGAAATTAAATAGTAAT GTACGCTCATGTGAGAATTTACCAACAAATTTGTTGGACTATGTAAGCTCTTCAGAGCAAGGATCTTCATCAGATAATTTGCCATATATTCATAAGACTCCAACGATATCAAAATCAATACAAATATCTCGAAGTCAATTTGACGTGAGAAAAAGTGATTTTGACCTTAATGGTATATCATTCGATGAATCTAATGAGAAGAAACTAAACGTACCTGTATTTGTgctaaactgtataaaatatttggaagATCATGGACTTCAAAACGTTGGTCTATTTCGTGTTAGTACATCAAAAAAACGAGTGAAACAA cTTCGGGAggactttgacaaaaaatggAACATGTGCATTCCTGACAATACATGCCCTCATGATGTCGCAACATTACTGAAGGAATATTTACGAGACTTACCTGAGCCTTTGCTGTGCAACAAACTGTATACTACTTTTTTAGAAACTCAAC GTATTCGGAACCGACGATTACAGCTTGAGGGGATATCTCATCTAATCAAATTGTTACCTATTGCACATCGAGACACATTGCATGTAATATTACGATTTCTTGGTAATGTAGCTGCCCATTGTGATGATATATTTTCCGCTGATGGAACAATTGAAATTACTGGCAACAAAATGGACAGCTACAACTTATCGACAATCTTTGCGCCAAATATTTTGCGCAATTCCTTGTCAAAGGCACCTCAATTTAATGAACATGAAAATATGTCGAATGCGATAAATGTTATAAG AATAATGATTGATCACTATGAGGAAATATTCAAAGTGCCACGGGAGCTACTTGACGTTCTATACACTAATATGTTAGATACATGTCCAGATAACCTACACGCACTTATGTCAAACAAAGCCCGACAAATACAGaa TCAAGATGAAAATACAGAACCTAAATGCAATATTGTAAATCCAGAATATCTTAAGCAGACTCATTACGAATCATCTACTCATTTAAAATGTGATGAAAGACGTCAATCCACACCGATTTTGCTTGATGAATTGAACGTATTCTCAGCTAGTCTTCAGATATCAAGGCCAGATGAATCAATTAAAG ACAAAACTGTGTTTACTACCATTATAACTGAACCCAAACTTCCAGAGAGTACATCGAATCTTGGAGGAGCCGCATTAAGTGCCAAGACTGCGGAACTTGGTAAAACATCTAATAAATGTAACGCAGATAATGATGTATCACGTGTTTCTCCATCGAAAAGCACCAAGCTTTATAAACGTCAGCATTTTATATCAAGCTCGAGGCATAAGAATTAA